A stretch of the Arthrobacter sp. PAMC 25486 genome encodes the following:
- the rplO gene encoding 50S ribosomal protein L15: protein MAEKNTAETVEKQNALKVHHLRPAPGAKTAKTRVGRGEGSKGKTAGRGTKGTKARYQVKAGFAGGQLPLHMRLPKLRGFKNPFRVEFQVVNLDRINELFPEGGTVTVEALVEKGAVRKNQPVKVLGTGEITVKVDIAVDAFSTSAVEKITAAGGTTTEL from the coding sequence GTGGCTGAAAAGAATACAGCTGAGACTGTTGAAAAGCAGAACGCACTGAAGGTTCACCACCTGCGACCCGCACCTGGTGCCAAGACGGCTAAAACCCGTGTTGGCCGTGGTGAAGGATCCAAGGGTAAGACCGCAGGTCGCGGTACCAAGGGTACCAAGGCCCGCTACCAGGTAAAGGCTGGCTTTGCTGGCGGCCAGCTGCCGCTGCACATGCGCCTGCCGAAGCTGCGTGGCTTCAAGAACCCGTTCCGCGTTGAGTTCCAGGTTGTAAACCTGGACCGCATCAACGAACTGTTCCCCGAGGGTGGCACCGTCACCGTTGAGGCATTGGTTGAGAAGGGCGCCGTTCGCAAGAACCAGCCCGTGAAGGTGCTCGGCACCGGCGAGATCACCGTCAAGGTTGATATTGCTGTCGACGCGTTCTCCACCAGCGCAGTTGAGAAGATCACTGCTGCAGGTGGCACCACCACCGAACTGTAA
- the rpmD gene encoding 50S ribosomal protein L30, whose amino-acid sequence MTTPKNVQVSEKKLEITQIKGIIGAKQNQKDCLRSLGLKHIGDSVVRTADAVTVGMVNTVPHLIKVEEAK is encoded by the coding sequence ATGACGACACCGAAGAATGTTCAGGTTTCTGAGAAGAAGCTGGAAATCACGCAGATCAAGGGCATCATTGGTGCCAAGCAGAACCAGAAGGATTGCCTTCGTTCACTGGGCCTGAAGCACATCGGCGACTCTGTCGTTCGTACCGCTGATGCAGTGACCGTCGGCATGGTCAACACGGTTCCGCACCTGATCAAGGTTGAGGAGGCGAAGTAA
- the rpsE gene encoding 30S ribosomal protein S5, with the protein MTENINKENTVSEATAADGAAAKTETAAGADSARGRGGRDGARGGREGGRDGGRGRGRDGGREAEKSQFIERVVNINRVAKVVKGGRRFSFTALVIVGDGNGMVGVGYGKAKEVPAAIAKGVEEAKKSFFRVPMVGKTIPHRVQGEAAAGVVLLRPAAAGTGVIAGGPVRAILECVGIHDVLSKSLGSSNAINIVHATVAALKGLEDPKAVAARRGLPLDEVAPAVLLRNMQKAGL; encoded by the coding sequence GTGACCGAAAACATTAACAAGGAGAACACTGTGTCAGAAGCAACTGCAGCTGACGGTGCCGCCGCAAAGACTGAGACTGCTGCAGGCGCAGACAGCGCCCGCGGCCGTGGCGGTCGCGATGGTGCTCGTGGAGGCCGCGAAGGCGGTCGCGACGGTGGCCGTGGCCGTGGTCGTGACGGTGGACGCGAGGCTGAGAAGAGCCAGTTCATCGAGCGCGTAGTCAACATCAACCGTGTTGCCAAGGTTGTCAAGGGTGGTCGTCGCTTCAGCTTCACCGCACTCGTCATCGTTGGTGACGGCAACGGCATGGTTGGCGTCGGTTACGGCAAGGCTAAGGAAGTTCCTGCCGCTATCGCCAAGGGTGTTGAAGAAGCCAAGAAGTCCTTCTTCCGCGTACCCATGGTGGGCAAGACCATTCCGCACCGCGTACAGGGTGAGGCCGCTGCCGGCGTCGTCCTGCTCCGTCCGGCTGCAGCTGGTACCGGTGTTATCGCCGGTGGTCCGGTCCGCGCCATCCTGGAATGCGTTGGCATCCACGACGTGCTGTCCAAGTCACTGGGTTCCTCCAACGCCATCAACATTGTTCACGCAACTGTTGCTGCTTTGAAGGGCCTGGAAGACCCCAAGGCTGTTGCGGCTCGCCGCGGCCTGCCCTTGGATGAGGTTGCTCCGGCCGTGCTGTTGCGCAATATGCAAAAGGCAGGTCTGTAA
- the rplR gene encoding 50S ribosomal protein L18 yields MALSVRGKSKAAARGRRHLRVRKRVSGTTVRPRLVVNRSARHVFVQVIDDTQGLTLVSASTLEADLRAFDGDKTAKAKRVGELIAERAKAAGIEAVVFDRGGNRYHGRVAAIADGAREGGLAL; encoded by the coding sequence ATGGCACTATCCGTACGAGGAAAGTCCAAGGCCGCAGCACGCGGCCGTCGCCACCTGCGAGTGCGCAAGCGCGTCAGTGGCACCACAGTACGCCCGCGTCTGGTGGTCAACCGCTCTGCGCGCCACGTATTCGTTCAGGTCATCGATGACACCCAGGGCCTGACCCTGGTGTCGGCATCGACTCTGGAAGCCGATCTGCGTGCTTTTGACGGTGACAAGACCGCCAAGGCCAAGCGCGTTGGTGAGCTTATTGCAGAGCGCGCCAAGGCTGCCGGCATCGAAGCTGTTGTCTTCGACCGTGGCGGTAACCGTTACCACGGCCGCGTCGCAGCAATCGCTGACGGTGCACGTGAAGGCGGGCTGGCACTGTGA
- the rplF gene encoding 50S ribosomal protein L6: MSRIGRLPISVPAGVEVKVEDNLVSVKGPKGSLTHTVASPITVTLEENTITVSRPNDERDSRARHGLTRTLIDNLIIGVTAGYEKKLEIVGTGYRVVAKGANLEFALGFSHPVVIEAPEGITLAVESPTKLSVSGIDKQQVGEVAANIRKLRKSDPYKGKGVRYAGEIIRRKVGKAGK; the protein is encoded by the coding sequence ATGTCACGTATTGGACGTCTCCCCATCTCCGTGCCTGCCGGCGTTGAGGTCAAGGTTGAAGATAACCTGGTTTCCGTCAAGGGCCCGAAGGGATCGCTGACACACACTGTTGCCAGCCCCATCACGGTTACTCTCGAAGAGAACACCATTACCGTTAGCCGCCCCAACGATGAGCGCGATTCACGTGCTCGCCACGGCCTAACTCGCACCCTCATTGACAACCTGATCATCGGTGTCACTGCGGGCTACGAGAAGAAGCTGGAAATTGTTGGTACCGGTTACCGCGTAGTCGCCAAGGGCGCGAACCTTGAGTTCGCACTCGGCTTCAGCCACCCGGTTGTCATCGAGGCACCCGAAGGCATCACACTGGCAGTTGAGAGCCCCACTAAGCTCTCCGTGTCAGGCATTGACAAGCAGCAGGTGGGCGAAGTTGCTGCCAACATCCGCAAGCTGCGCAAGTCCGACCCGTACAAGGGTAAGGGCGTACGCTACGCCGGCGAAATCATCCGCCGCAAGGTCGGAAAGGCTGGTAAGTAA
- the rpsH gene encoding 30S ribosomal protein S8, protein MTMTDPVADMLTRLRNANSAHHDTVSMPFSKLKGHIADILKAQGYITAWKVEDAEVGKKMTIDLKYGPARERSIAGLRRISKPGLRVYAKSTNLPNVLGGLGVAILSTSSGLLTDRQAAKKGVGGEVLAYVW, encoded by the coding sequence ATGACAATGACAGATCCTGTCGCAGACATGCTTACGCGTCTGCGCAACGCAAACTCGGCACACCACGACACCGTGTCCATGCCGTTTAGCAAACTTAAAGGCCATATCGCCGACATCCTCAAGGCACAGGGTTACATCACTGCCTGGAAGGTCGAAGACGCCGAAGTTGGCAAGAAGATGACCATCGACTTGAAGTACGGTCCCGCACGTGAGCGTTCAATCGCTGGCCTGCGCCGTATCTCCAAGCCCGGACTGCGCGTTTACGCAAAGTCCACAAACCTGCCCAACGTGTTGGGTGGGTTGGGTGTCGCCATCCTGTCGACGTCTTCAGGTCTGCTGACCGACCGTCAGGCTGCCAAGAAGGGCGTGGGTGGGGAAGTCCTCGCCTACGTCTGGTAG
- the rplE gene encoding 50S ribosomal protein L5 yields MSAVVAENTPKITPRLKARYAAEIKASLIEEFKYSNVNQVPRLVKVVVNMGVGDAAKDSKLIDGAVRDLTAITGQKPQVSKARKSIAQFKLREGMPIGCHATLRGDRMWEFLDRLVTLALPRIRDFRGLSGKQFDGNGNYTFGLTEQVMFHEIDQDSIDRPRGMDITVVTTAKTDDEGRALLKALGFPFKSEDK; encoded by the coding sequence ATGAGCGCCGTAGTTGCAGAGAACACACCCAAGATCACACCTCGTCTGAAGGCCCGCTATGCAGCGGAGATCAAGGCGAGCCTGATCGAGGAGTTCAAGTACTCCAACGTCAACCAGGTTCCGCGCCTGGTCAAGGTTGTTGTCAACATGGGTGTTGGAGATGCCGCCAAGGACTCCAAGCTCATCGACGGCGCCGTCCGCGACCTCACAGCCATCACCGGCCAGAAGCCCCAGGTTTCCAAGGCCCGCAAGTCGATCGCACAGTTCAAGCTGCGCGAAGGCATGCCGATCGGTTGCCACGCAACTCTGCGTGGAGACCGCATGTGGGAATTCCTGGACCGTTTGGTCACCCTCGCACTGCCCCGTATCCGCGACTTCCGCGGCCTCAGCGGCAAGCAGTTCGACGGCAATGGCAACTACACCTTCGGTCTGACCGAACAGGTTATGTTCCACGAGATCGACCAGGATTCCATTGACCGCCCCCGCGGCATGGACATCACCGTCGTGACCACAGCCAAGACAGATGACGAAGGCCGCGCGCTGCTTAAGGCGCTTGGCTTCCCGTTCAAATCCGAAGATAAATAA
- the rplX gene encoding 50S ribosomal protein L24: protein MAKIKKGDLVQVITGAKAERGGDRGKQGKVLKVYTETNRVLVEGVNRVTKHTKAGQTDRGTNTGGIEIVEAPIHISNVAVVDPSTKKPTRVGYRIETVERDGRERQVRIRVAKTSGKDLP from the coding sequence ATGGCAAAGATCAAGAAGGGTGACCTGGTTCAGGTCATCACAGGCGCCAAGGCTGAGCGTGGCGGCGACCGTGGCAAGCAGGGCAAGGTCCTGAAGGTCTACACCGAAACCAACCGCGTGTTGGTTGAGGGCGTAAACCGTGTCACCAAGCACACCAAGGCCGGCCAGACCGATCGTGGCACCAACACCGGTGGCATCGAAATCGTCGAGGCACCCATTCACATCTCCAACGTTGCAGTAGTGGACCCGTCCACGAAGAAGCCGACCCGTGTTGGCTACCGCATCGAAACCGTTGAGCGCGATGGCCGCGAGCGTCAAGTACGCATCCGCGTTGCCAAGACCTCGGGGAAGGACCTGCCATGA
- the rplN gene encoding 50S ribosomal protein L14, with translation MIQQESRLKIADNTGAKEILTIRVLGGSGRRYAGIGDTIVATVKDAIPGGNVKKGDVVKAVIVRTKKERRRPDGSYIKFDENAAVILKADGDPRGTRIFGPVGRELRDKKFMKIISLAPEVL, from the coding sequence GTGATTCAGCAGGAGTCGCGGCTTAAGATCGCCGACAACACGGGTGCCAAGGAAATCTTGACAATCCGCGTTCTCGGTGGATCTGGGCGCCGCTACGCAGGCATTGGCGACACCATTGTCGCAACCGTCAAGGATGCAATTCCCGGCGGTAACGTAAAGAAGGGTGACGTCGTCAAGGCTGTCATCGTTCGCACAAAGAAGGAACGCCGTCGTCCGGACGGCTCCTACATCAAGTTCGATGAGAATGCAGCTGTCATTCTCAAGGCTGACGGGGACCCTCGCGGTACCCGTATCTTCGGCCCGGTTGGACGTGAACTTCGCGACAAGAAGTTCATGAAGATCATCTCGTTGGCTCCGGAGGTGCTGTAA
- the rpsQ gene encoding 30S ribosomal protein S17, translated as MRGYVVSDKMDKTIVVEVEDRVKHALYGKVLRRNKKVKAHDEENSAGIGDLVIISETRPLSATKRFRLVEIVEKAK; from the coding sequence ATGCGCGGTTACGTTGTCTCCGACAAGATGGACAAGACCATCGTTGTTGAGGTTGAAGACCGCGTAAAGCACGCTCTTTACGGCAAGGTTCTGCGCCGCAACAAGAAGGTCAAGGCCCACGATGAAGAGAACAGCGCCGGCATCGGCGACCTCGTCATCATCAGCGAGACCCGCCCGCTCTCCGCAACCAAGCGCTTCCGCCTGGTTGAGATCGTAGAGAAGGCCAAGTAA
- the rpmC gene encoding 50S ribosomal protein L29, which yields MSVGSKELAPAQLDGFDNARLVEELRKAKEELFNLRFQSATGQLESHGRLRVVKRDIARIYTVLRERELGIRPDVVAAAPVEKASKKADKEAKKASKKAEESEEDAK from the coding sequence ATGTCAGTTGGTTCCAAGGAACTTGCCCCTGCACAGCTTGACGGGTTTGACAATGCACGTCTTGTTGAAGAACTCCGTAAGGCTAAGGAAGAACTGTTCAACCTGCGCTTCCAGTCGGCCACCGGCCAGCTGGAAAGCCACGGTCGTTTGCGCGTTGTGAAGCGCGACATCGCCCGCATCTACACGGTGCTGCGCGAACGCGAGCTGGGCATTCGCCCGGACGTGGTTGCCGCTGCACCCGTGGAGAAGGCCTCCAAGAAGGCTGACAAGGAAGCCAAGAAGGCCTCCAAGAAGGCTGAAGAATCTGAGGAGGACGCCAAGTGA
- the rplP gene encoding 50S ribosomal protein L16 translates to MLIPRRVKHRKQHHPGRSGQATGGTTVSFGEWGIQALSPAYVTNRQIESARIAMTRHIKRGGKVWINIYPDRPLTKKPAETRMGSGKGSPEWWIANVKPGRVLFELSGVSEEVAREALRLAIHKLPLKARIVRREGGE, encoded by the coding sequence ATGCTTATCCCACGTCGAGTAAAGCACCGTAAGCAGCACCACCCCGGTCGTTCGGGGCAGGCTACTGGCGGCACCACGGTTTCGTTTGGTGAGTGGGGCATTCAGGCTCTTTCGCCGGCATACGTAACCAACCGTCAGATCGAGTCCGCTCGTATCGCCATGACCCGTCACATCAAGCGCGGTGGAAAGGTGTGGATTAACATCTACCCCGACCGTCCCTTGACGAAGAAGCCTGCTGAAACCCGCATGGGTTCCGGTAAGGGTTCCCCCGAGTGGTGGATCGCAAACGTCAAGCCCGGCCGTGTTCTTTTTGAACTCTCCGGTGTATCAGAAGAGGTAGCACGCGAGGCATTGCGCTTGGCAATCCACAAGCTGCCGTTGAAAGCACGCATTGTGCGTCGCGAAGGTGGTGAGTAG
- the rpsC gene encoding 30S ribosomal protein S3 produces MGQKVNPHGFRLGITTDHRSHWFADSNKPGQRYKDFVKEDIQIRALMSTGMDRAGISKVEIERTRDRVRVDIHTARPGIVIGRRGAEADRIRGELEKLTGKQVQLNILEVKNPEADAQLVAQGIAEQLTSRVAFRRAMKKAMQSAQRTGSVKGIRVACAGRLGGAEMSRTEFYREGRVPLHTLRANIDYGFFEAKTVFGRIGVKVWIYKGDVTSKELAAQAAAAPARGRGPRRDGDDRGARGPRAGGDRRRNDRPERTEAAAAVEAPVAAEVAAPAVEGGQA; encoded by the coding sequence GTGGGACAGAAAGTAAACCCGCACGGATTCCGTCTCGGGATCACCACGGACCACCGTTCACATTGGTTCGCGGACAGCAACAAGCCCGGCCAGCGGTACAAGGACTTCGTAAAAGAAGACATCCAGATCCGTGCACTCATGTCCACGGGCATGGACCGCGCCGGTATTTCCAAGGTTGAGATCGAGCGCACCCGTGACCGTGTACGTGTGGATATCCACACCGCACGCCCCGGTATCGTCATCGGTCGTCGTGGAGCAGAGGCAGACCGCATCCGCGGCGAGCTCGAAAAGCTCACCGGCAAGCAGGTTCAGCTGAACATCTTGGAAGTCAAGAACCCGGAAGCTGATGCTCAGCTCGTTGCCCAGGGCATCGCAGAGCAGCTGACCTCACGTGTGGCTTTCCGCCGCGCGATGAAGAAGGCCATGCAGTCCGCACAGCGCACCGGCAGCGTCAAGGGCATCCGTGTCGCTTGTGCTGGTCGTTTGGGTGGCGCTGAAATGTCACGCACCGAGTTCTACCGCGAAGGTCGTGTGCCCCTGCACACCCTGCGCGCCAACATCGATTACGGCTTCTTCGAAGCCAAGACCGTGTTCGGCCGCATCGGTGTCAAGGTCTGGATCTACAAGGGCGATGTCACGTCCAAGGAACTGGCTGCCCAGGCAGCCGCTGCTCCTGCACGTGGCCGTGGCCCGCGTCGTGACGGCGATGACCGCGGAGCCCGCGGTCCCCGCGCCGGTGGCGACCGCCGTCGTAACGACCGTCCGGAGCGCACCGAGGCAGCTGCCGCGGTTGAGGCTCCTGTAGCTGCAGAGGTTGCAGCTCCGGCAGTAGAAGGAGGACAGGCTTAA
- the rplV gene encoding 50S ribosomal protein L22, with protein sequence MEAKASARHLRVTPMKARRVVNLIRGKQANEALAILKFAPQAASEPVFKVVQSAVANARVLADRDSVAFNENDLYISEIFVDEGPTMKRFQPRAQGRAFQIKKRTSHVTVVVATPEKEEVR encoded by the coding sequence ATGGAAGCCAAGGCAAGTGCGCGTCATCTGCGCGTAACGCCTATGAAGGCCCGGCGCGTCGTCAACCTGATTCGTGGCAAGCAGGCGAATGAGGCATTGGCGATTTTGAAGTTTGCCCCCCAGGCAGCTTCGGAACCGGTTTTCAAGGTAGTCCAGTCCGCAGTGGCTAACGCCCGCGTTCTGGCAGATCGCGACAGCGTCGCGTTCAACGAAAATGATCTGTACATCAGCGAAATCTTCGTTGATGAAGGCCCCACCATGAAGCGGTTCCAGCCGCGTGCACAGGGCCGTGCGTTCCAGATCAAGAAGCGCACCAGCCACGTCACCGTGGTTGTCGCGACACCCGAGAAAGAGGAGGTTCGCTAA
- the rpsS gene encoding 30S ribosomal protein S19, with amino-acid sequence MPRSLKKGPFVDQHLFVKVARENENGTKNVIKTWSRRSMIVPDMLGHTIAVHDGRKHIPVFVTESMVGHKLGEFALTRTFRGHVKDDRKGKRR; translated from the coding sequence ATGCCACGTAGCCTGAAGAAGGGTCCCTTCGTTGACCAGCACCTCTTTGTAAAGGTAGCTCGGGAGAACGAAAATGGAACCAAGAACGTAATTAAGACCTGGTCCCGCCGCTCGATGATCGTCCCCGATATGTTGGGTCACACGATCGCCGTGCACGATGGTCGCAAGCACATTCCCGTGTTTGTTACCGAGTCGATGGTCGGGCACAAGCTCGGCGAATTCGCCCTCACGCGGACATTCCGCGGCCATGTCAAGGACGACCGTAAGGGCAAGCGCCGCTAG
- the rplB gene encoding 50S ribosomal protein L2, producing the protein MGIRKYKPTTPGRRGSSVADFTEITRSTPEKSLVRPLPKKGGRNNTGRITTRHKGGGHKRQYRLIDFRRHDKDGVNARVAEIEYDPNRTARIALLHYVDGTKRYIVAPNKLSQGDFVEAGPAADIKPGNNLPLRNIPVGTVIHAVELRPGGGAKMARSAGASVQLVAKEGKFAQLRLPSGEIRNVDARCRATIGEVGNAEQSNINWGKAGRMRWKGVRPTVRGVVMNPVDHPHGGGEGKTSGGRHPVNPNGKREGRTRRPNKESDKLIVRRRRTGKNKR; encoded by the coding sequence ATGGGAATCCGTAAATACAAGCCGACAACCCCGGGCCGTCGCGGCTCGAGCGTTGCCGACTTCACAGAAATCACGCGGTCGACGCCGGAGAAGTCTCTGGTCCGTCCCCTGCCCAAAAAGGGTGGCCGCAATAACACTGGTCGTATCACGACTCGTCACAAGGGTGGTGGCCACAAGCGCCAGTACCGCCTGATTGACTTCCGTCGTCACGACAAGGATGGCGTTAACGCTCGCGTTGCTGAGATCGAATACGATCCCAACCGCACCGCTCGCATTGCCCTCCTGCACTACGTCGATGGCACCAAGCGTTACATCGTCGCCCCGAACAAGCTCAGCCAGGGAGACTTCGTAGAAGCCGGTCCTGCTGCTGACATCAAGCCTGGCAACAACCTCCCGTTGCGCAACATCCCCGTGGGTACTGTTATCCACGCTGTGGAGCTGCGTCCCGGTGGCGGTGCCAAGATGGCTCGTTCGGCCGGTGCCTCTGTTCAGCTCGTCGCCAAGGAAGGCAAGTTCGCCCAGCTGCGTCTGCCCTCCGGCGAAATCCGCAACGTTGATGCGCGCTGCCGCGCGACCATCGGCGAAGTTGGCAACGCTGAGCAGTCCAACATCAACTGGGGTAAGGCTGGCCGTATGCGCTGGAAGGGCGTACGCCCGACCGTCCGCGGTGTTGTCATGAACCCGGTCGATCACCCTCATGGTGGTGGTGAAGGCAAGACCTCCGGTGGACGTCACCCGGTCAACCCGAACGGTAAGCGCGAAGGCCGTACCCGCCGTCCCAACAAAGAGAGCGACAAGCTGATTGTTCGTCGCCGCCGTACTGGCAAGAACAAGCGATAG
- the rplW gene encoding 50S ribosomal protein L23, whose translation MSAVTIKDPRDVVLAPVVSEKSYGLIDEGKYTFLVDPRSNKTEIKLAVEKIFSVKVDSINTINRAGKRKRTKFGWGQRKNTKRAIVSLREGTIDIFGGPLS comes from the coding sequence GTGAGCGCCGTTACCATCAAGGATCCGCGCGACGTAGTGCTTGCACCCGTCGTATCGGAAAAGAGCTACGGCTTGATCGATGAAGGCAAATACACCTTCCTGGTCGACCCCCGCTCCAACAAGACCGAGATCAAGCTGGCCGTGGAGAAGATTTTCTCCGTCAAGGTCGACTCGATCAACACCATCAATCGTGCCGGTAAGCGCAAGCGCACCAAGTTCGGATGGGGACAGCGTAAGAACACCAAGCGCGCAATTGTCTCCCTCCGCGAGGGCACGATCGACATCTTCGGCGGTCCGCTTTCATAA
- the rplC gene encoding 50S ribosomal protein L3 — MTATRNTKGILGTKLGMTQVWDENNLLVPVTVVQADSNVITQLRNAEVDGYVAIQIGYGQIDPRKVTKPLAGHFAKAGVTPRRHVVELRTADADTYTLGQELSVEIFEAGQKVDVVGTSKGKGFAGVMKRHGFHGAPASHGAHKNHRKPGSIGGASTPGRVFKGMRMAGRMGAERVTTVNLTVHGVDAEKSLLLIKGAVPGARGQVVLVRTAVKGA; from the coding sequence ATGACCGCGACCCGAAACACTAAGGGCATCCTGGGCACGAAGCTCGGCATGACCCAGGTCTGGGACGAGAACAACTTGCTTGTTCCCGTTACTGTTGTCCAGGCCGACTCCAACGTCATCACCCAGCTGCGCAATGCAGAGGTAGATGGCTATGTAGCGATCCAGATCGGCTACGGCCAGATCGATCCTCGTAAGGTGACCAAGCCCTTGGCTGGCCACTTCGCAAAGGCAGGCGTCACGCCTCGTCGCCACGTCGTCGAGCTGCGCACCGCAGACGCTGACACTTACACCCTCGGTCAGGAGCTCTCCGTTGAGATCTTCGAAGCCGGCCAGAAGGTCGACGTCGTCGGTACTTCAAAGGGTAAGGGCTTCGCCGGTGTCATGAAGCGTCACGGCTTCCATGGCGCCCCGGCCTCTCACGGTGCTCACAAGAACCACCGTAAGCCCGGTTCCATCGGTGGCGCGTCCACCCCTGGCCGCGTTTTCAAGGGTATGCGCATGGCAGGCCGTATGGGTGCCGAGCGCGTAACCACCGTGAACCTGACCGTTCATGGTGTTGACGCCGAGAAGTCGCTGCTGCTGATCAAGGGTGCCGTCCCCGGCGCCCGCGGCCAGGTCGTACTCGTACGCACCGCCGTGAAGGGAGCATAA
- the rpsJ gene encoding 30S ribosomal protein S10: MAGQKIRIRLKSYDHEVIDVSARKIVETVTRAGATVVGPVPLPTEKNIYCVIRSPHKYKDSREHFEMRTHKRLIDIIDPTPKAVDSLMRLDLPADVNIEIKL, encoded by the coding sequence ATGGCGGGACAAAAAATCCGCATCCGGCTGAAGTCATATGACCACGAGGTTATTGATGTTTCAGCCCGGAAGATCGTTGAGACGGTCACGCGCGCAGGCGCAACGGTAGTGGGCCCCGTGCCGCTGCCCACCGAGAAGAACATTTACTGTGTAATTCGTTCACCTCACAAGTACAAGGACAGCCGCGAGCACTTTGAAATGCGCACGCACAAGCGTCTGATCGACATCATTGATCCCACGCCCAAGGCAGTTGATTCGCTCATGCGTCTCGACCTGCCGGCCGACGTGAACATCGAAATCAAACTGTAG
- a CDS encoding MFS transporter, with amino-acid sequence MSKITEPEGVSTPPGTDSLAAVPTRRVGGRWISFFALSWFGVWIAQLTPVQLLLPLQVEKFLNASDWVQNVLGFGYISGIAGIFALVTYPITGALSDRTTSRFGRRRPWIAAGTAGFAASLLVLGMQSSLLGIGICWVAASTFFCVLTAALTAAISDQVPVNQRGYVSGWITAPQAIGIIAGLILVTALGLSTFGGYALMAALLVLLGLPFLFLVPDAVLPPGVIAALTWRSLLEGLWISPRQFPDFGWTLLSRILVNLGNAFGTSLLLYFLMYGLAVPDAEGSLILLTLVYMVFVIIASLWLGRLSDKLGRRRAFVFGASALQAVAALILAFAPTMGAATVAAGLLGLGYGCFLSVDQALATEVLPDQLSRGKDLGIMNIALTVPQAFAPMLGALLVSAVGDFTLLFLVSGITALAGAIAVAQVKGVR; translated from the coding sequence GTGAGTAAGATCACCGAACCAGAAGGGGTGTCCACTCCCCCAGGCACGGATTCGCTGGCGGCTGTTCCCACCCGGAGGGTGGGCGGACGCTGGATTTCCTTCTTCGCCCTGAGCTGGTTTGGTGTGTGGATTGCCCAGCTGACGCCCGTGCAATTGCTGCTGCCGTTACAGGTGGAAAAATTCCTCAACGCCAGCGACTGGGTGCAAAACGTCCTGGGCTTCGGCTACATCTCAGGCATCGCCGGCATCTTCGCCCTCGTTACCTACCCGATCACCGGGGCGCTGTCCGACCGCACCACCTCACGGTTTGGCCGCCGTCGCCCGTGGATCGCGGCCGGAACTGCCGGGTTCGCCGCATCCCTGCTCGTGCTCGGCATGCAGTCCTCGCTCCTGGGGATCGGGATCTGTTGGGTGGCGGCCAGCACCTTCTTCTGCGTGCTGACCGCGGCACTGACGGCGGCGATCTCCGACCAGGTGCCGGTCAACCAGCGGGGCTATGTTTCCGGCTGGATCACGGCTCCGCAGGCCATCGGCATCATCGCCGGCCTGATCCTGGTGACAGCACTGGGCCTAAGCACCTTCGGCGGCTATGCACTCATGGCGGCCCTCCTCGTGCTGCTCGGCCTGCCCTTCCTGTTTCTGGTGCCCGACGCCGTGCTGCCGCCGGGTGTGATCGCAGCACTCACCTGGCGGTCACTGCTTGAGGGGCTGTGGATCAGCCCACGGCAATTCCCCGACTTCGGCTGGACCCTGCTGAGCCGCATCCTGGTCAATCTCGGCAACGCCTTTGGCACCAGCTTGCTGCTGTACTTCCTCATGTACGGGCTGGCGGTCCCGGACGCCGAAGGCTCGCTGATCCTGCTGACGCTGGTCTACATGGTGTTTGTCATCATCGCCTCTCTGTGGCTGGGCCGGCTCTCCGACAAACTCGGCCGCCGCCGTGCCTTCGTCTTCGGCGCCTCCGCACTGCAGGCTGTCGCCGCCCTGATCCTGGCCTTCGCCCCCACCATGGGTGCTGCGACGGTTGCGGCCGGGCTGCTGGGTCTGGGCTACGGCTGTTTCCTGTCGGTCGACCAGGCCCTGGCCACCGAGGTCCTGCCCGACCAGCTCTCCCGCGGCAAGGACCTGGGCATCATGAACATCGCACTCACCGTGCCCCAGGCCTTCGCCCCCATGCTCGGGGCGCTCCTTGTCAGCGCCGTTGGCGATTTCACGCTGCTGTTCCTGGTCTCCGGCATCACAGCCCTGGCCGGTGCCATCGCTGTAGCCCAGGTGAAGGGCGTCCGCTAA